The DNA segment ATACCTGCCGTAGTAAGGGCATTCAGGGTTCAAATACTGATTTTTTGATTTGTGCCGTCGCTTATCGTCGCAGCTACAGCATCCTCACAACTGATAATGATTTTCACAGTTTTCGGATGCATATTCCTATTATTATATTGCCCGTTGATGGTTAGACAAAATCCTGACAAACTTTATTCGCATTTGGTGTAAGTTAGACTTGTGCGATCGTTTTTGCTATTGATAATCGAATTTGACTTGACCAAGGATGGCGTAAACCAAATGAAGATACTCTTGAAAATCATCGACTTCCCAGCGCAGCATTCATTCCTCTAATAATTTATACATTTTATCAAAATTTTCTCTTGCAGTTTGAGATTCATCGTTATTTATATCTTTCAATTCATTGATATAACTTTCAAAATCAGATATTATATCCTTTAATAGTGTTGTTGGATTAATTTCAATTATTTTTCCACTGTTTTTAAATTCTATTGCTTCAGGATAATCATTTTTAAACGTAACACTACCTCTTACCATTCCATTGTGAAACAAGCCACATCTTGCCTGCTCATAAAGCTTCTTTAAATGACCATCATTATCAAATTTCCCCGGATATAATCTTTTTATAGACTCTTTAAAGTATCGTTCACTGTACCCTCTAGCTCTACTAGAGATTCCAGTTTTATATTGTTGTACTCCCTCAAGGTATGACATACAAACCATTAATACAATAAAAGCATTATTAAAATTATTTTCTTCTAATAATTTTTTAGCTGGCAGTAAAAACCATTCTTCCACTTCTCTTTGATATATTTTAATTTTATCATCTATATTTCTTGGATTTAAGTCTTTATCATTCCTTTCATCTGTAACTATAAATTCACCATTGCGACTATGCCCCAGCATTTCTACTGCAACATAAATTTCCGCATCAGGTCTTATTAGCTTAGACATTTAGATTTCCTTTTGAAAATATAAGTTTTATCAGACAATTGTTGAAGATATTCAGGTACAAGAATAATTAGATAAAATAATTATGCTTTATCTCCTCTCCTCGCTTGCGGAATTGGATTCTGGTAGTTGCTGGGTATCTTCTAACTGAACTTGTGAGGCAAACGAATAGATTAACTGGGCGTTGCTGAATTGATTGATGAACTCCTCTTTCTACCTTTGCGTCTTTGCGCCTTTGCGTGATACAAATTCATATTTTCAATCAGCAGCACTTATTAAAAATATCAAAGGCAGGCAAGATGCCTGCCCCACAAGAGAAGATAATTAACTCAAGGCTGAGAGCAAATCACTGTGCGCCTTGGCTAACGCCTCCGGTAACTTACTCGCATCACGTCCGCCGGCTTGGGCTAAATTCGGTCTTCCACCACCGCCACCGCCGCAAATCTTCGCAATAGCACCGACAAATTTACCCGCTTGCAGTCCCTTTTTATTCACCTCTGCACTGAAGGCTGCAACTATACTCACCTTCCCAGCTTCCGGAACCGAACCCAGCACCACTGCACCGTTACCGATTTTTTGCAGTAGCCTTTCCGCCGCAGTTTTCAATGATTCTGGGTCAACGTCTTCCATCTGCGCCACCAAAATTTGATAATCGCCTACAGATTCTACAGTTTGCAGCAAACTGTCTGATTTAGCGATCGCCAATTGTGATTTCAGTGTGGCTAATTGTTTCTCACTATTTCTCAGTTCAGTTTGCAGAGTTGTAATTCTCTCTGGTAATTCTTCGGGTTTAACTTTAAAGCGATCGCTTAAATCCTTAACTACTTTATCCCGAACATTGAGATAATCCAAGATTGCCGGGCCAGATACAGCCTCAATGCGTCGCACTCCAGAAGCCACACCCGCCTCGGAGATAATCTTAAATATGCCAATTTCCGCAGTATTACTGACGTGAGTCCCACCGCAGAGTTCCATTGAAACGCTAGGAAAGTCAATCACCCGCACTTCTTCTCCGTATTTTTCCCCAAACATCGCCACAGCACCCCTAGCCTTAGCCTCTGCTATAGGTAATACTTCTATGTTTGCAGTATGTGCCTCAGCAATCCAAGTATTTACCTGGGCTTCAACTTGTTCCACTTCTGCTGCTGTCAAACCACGGGGACAGTTAAAGTCAAAGCGCAATCTATCAAAGGAAACCAGGGAACCGGCTTGAGATATACTATCATCGACAAGTTTCTTTAACGCCGCTTGTAACAAATGGGTTGCAGTATGGTTAGCTTCAGCGCGACGACGACAGGTCCCATCAATTTGAGCAGTTACAGTATCTCCTACTCGGATTGTACCGCGTTCTATGCGTCCAAAGTGGATAAAAAAGTCAGATTCTCTTTTCACATCTTCCACACGCACCACCACACCATCACCGGAGATATAACCTTTATCTCCAATTTGTCCCCCAGATTCGGCATAAAATGGGGTTTGGTTGAGAACAATTTGAATTTCTGTCCCGGCTTCTGCTTCCTCTTGGGAAATCCCATCTATTAATATGGCTTCAACTTTCGCTGTCGCCGCAGGTTGGGTATAACCGATAAATTCCGTCGCTTGGATGTGTTCAGCTAACTTATCCAGAGAACCTTGCACAGTTAAATCAATGGTTTCGTGGGCAGCTTTGGCACGTTCCACCTGCTTTTGCATTTCGGCGTTAAATCCTGCTTCATCCACAGTTAGCTGATTTTCTGCGGCGATTTCTTGAGTCAGTTCCAGGGGAAAACCAAAGGTATCATATAAAGTAAAGGCACTTTCACCGCTAATAGAGGTTTTGCCTTGCTGTTTCACCTCTTGGATGATTTCTTCTAAAAGTTTTTCGCCTCTATCCAAAGTTCTGAGGAAATTTTCTTCTTCTCGTTGCAACTCCGCTTTAATTGCTGCTTCCCGTTGCCGGACATTGGGGTAAGCTGATTCTGAGAGGGAAATTGCAGTTTCGGCAACTTGGGTAATAAATTCACTGGTAATTCCCAATAATCGCCCATGACGAACCACCCGCCGAATTAATCGCCGCAGCACATAACCCCGTCCCACGTTGGAGGCGCGAATTTCATCAGCTATCATTTGTACCACAGAACGTACATGATCACCAATAACTTTTAAGGAAACTTTGGTGGTTTCGTCGCTTTTGTGGTAGTTAATTCCCGCAATTTTTGCTGCTGTCTCAATAATCGGGAAAATTAAATCAGTTTCGTAGTTATTCGGGACTTGTTGCAGGATTTGCGCCATCCTTTCCAAACCCATGCCGGTATCAATGTTTTTGTTTTGCAGAGGTGTTAAATTACCTTCAGCATCCCGGTTATATTGCATGAAAACCAGGTTATAAAACTCGATAAACCGGGTATCGTCTTCTAAATCAATGTTTTCATCTCCCAGTTCCGGGTGAAAATCATAATAAATTTCGGAACAAGGACCACAGGGGCCTGTGTGTCCAGATACCCAAAAGTTATCATCTTCGCCCATGCGCTTAATTCTAGCTTCCGGTACGCCGATGTCATCGCGCCAAATATTATAAGCTTCATCATCATCTTCAAAGACGCTGACAACTAGCTTTTCTGGTGGTAAGCCGAAAACTTGGGTGGATAATTCCCATCCCCAGGCGATCGCTTGTGGTTTAAAATAATCCCCAAAGCTGAAGTTACCCAACATCTCAAAAAATGTATGATGGCGTTTGGTGCGTCCCACATTTTCGATGTCGTTGGTACGGATGCACTTTTGCGATGTGGTGGCGCGATTAAATTCTGCTGTGCGCTGTCCCAAAAATATCGGTTTAAATGGTAGCATCCCCGCGATTGTCAGCAGCACTGTGGGGTCTTCCGGGACGAGGGAAGCGCTGGGGAGTATTTGGTGTCCTCTTTCCGCAAAAAAGTTAAGAAATAAATCGCGAATTGCATTACCGCTGAGTTTCTGGGGATTAGAAGGCATGGGTTGATAAATTAGTTTCAATAGTCGTTTTCACAGAAAAAGTATGCCCCACGATAGGGCTTTTATGCCATAAGTTGGGATATCAAAAGATAATCAACCACAGATGGACACAGATAAACACAGATAACTCTTTAATTTATCGCAATGAAAGCTGCTGTATCTCTATTTTGGCATTTTGTTTGAGTTTCCTGCCAAGCATTTCTTCCTTCTCTTTCTTCACTTAGCGTACTTGGCGTACTTGGCGGTTCGTTAAAAAATTCTTGTATCTTACTCAACCGAGAACCGCTATATGCAGCCCTTGGTATATCTCTAGCTGTGAATTCCCCAATTACCTAACTTCAGTCAGATGTGCGATCGCCTTTGGCACTGCGCGAAGCGCAATCGCCATCTGTATCCATATCATTAGCTTAATCAAATTCATATACCGAGGTCAGTAATGGCACTAAAACTAAAAGTTCCAGACATTGCGTGTGATAATTGTGCAGAAAAAATCACCGAATCTATCCACGTCATGGAACCTAACGCCCTAGTAGATGTCGATGTTGAAAATAAAACTGTCACCGTAGATACTTCTGCGGCTGAAGAATCTATCAAACAGGTAATCGTTGCTGCTGGATTTAAAATTGAAGGTTATTGATTACAAGCTGAAAACTTCTCAATCACACCCTGACAATCACTCACAGAAGCGCGTTGCTGCATCGATTTTACCAAAGCTTCGTAACTAGACCAATTTTCTTGCAGTAAATTTTTGGCTTGCAGAAGGTGAAACCGTTGTTTCTGCAAAGAATCTGATTCTGAAAAACCTAAACCTGCTAAGACTCCAGCTAGCTTGGTTTTATCATCAGCCCCACCTTCAGCTTGATTAAAAACTAAAGTTTCCGCCACAATCCCCGCCATCCAAATTGTACAATAGCGGTCGATGATTTGGGCGCTGATTGTCCCTCGTTCTAATTGAGTTGCTAATTCACCATCATCAAAGCTAACACCACCTTGTCCTGGTTGTCCTTGTTTCCAAGCTTCCCAAGCGCTGAGGGTATAGCCAGTCACAGGAATATCCAGCAGATGCGCTGTGAGAAAATGTCCCGCTTCGTGGTGGATAATGCGATCGCGGTGTTCAGGAGAAAAACTAGCAATCCAATCTAGTATTATAGTACCTCCTTGACCTTGCAAACTGAAATTATCGAAAGTGGCTATTCCCAAAATAGCGAAGGTAGCCAGTGCTGGGACTGCGGGGGACAGATGAATTAATGGCCCCAACAGCACTGATAAGGTCATGAGAAATATAGATATTGCCACTAAATTTAAAGCAGTTTGACTCATTCTTTTTTTTAATGCCACTTAATCTTGCTTCATTTTGACACTTAATTCTAATTTGTAATTTAGTTGGTCATGGCGTTTAATTCTTTGAGTTCTTGGCACTTAGCCTCAGCCGCCTGATAAGCTGCTAAATATTCTTGTCCACCCAACATGACATCACCGTAATATTCATAAGGTGCATTACCATAAATTGGTAATGGATCATCTTCTGGATAATCTTCTTTCGATTCCTCAATAATCGCTTTCAGTTGCTTGATACTAAAGCTTTGGGCGGCAAAATACCAAAGTTCTTGGGGGGTTTTATGCAAGTGTGGTAAAGTCGGGTCGATAATGCTGAGAACCGACTCATTTACACAAGCATCACTTAATTCTATCCAACTATGTTCAATGGGTTCGTATGGCATTTCGGCAACAACTAAAAATCCCTGCACATACTTGGCATTCTCTGTTGCTAATATTGCTTTGTAAGCATTTTTAAATGGCTGATTAGCTTTGCTTTTTATGCTTTGGGCAATTTCAATTGAAAGCGTTTCATTCAATGCTTTGTTCATCTAGAGCGGGGATTAGAACAATGACTAGAATATCTTATCACTTCAGATCAAAGTTTATGAGAAATATACAGCGGTTTCCAATTATATGAGGTACATCTTAGCCCCCTCATCGCTTGCACCGGAGGGGGTTGGGGGTGGGGTTCTTTTACCTCATAACACCGAAAAGTGCTGTATCTGATCTGAAGTTGTGATTTCACATATTGTCAGCAATTGAGAAAGTGTATTTCTCCAACTGAAGTTAGATTCACAAAAATCTGGCGTTAGATTTTGATATTAAACCTATGATAGGAATTTTTATCTGTGTTTGTGGGTTAAATCCTAGATGTTTAATGTTGCTAGCTGAGGAACTAAAGCCTTTAAAGCTTTACCTCGATGACTAATTGATCCTTTCAACTCCCGCGACATTTCGGCAAAAGTCAATTGCTTTTCAAGAACGTAAAATATAGGATCGTAACCAAAACCACCTTCGCCACGGGGTGCATGAAGAATTTCGCCGCGACATATGCCTTCTGATTCTAAAGCTATTGTACCATCAGGACGAGCGATCGCAAC comes from the Nodularia sp. NIES-3585 genome and includes:
- a CDS encoding ATP-dependent Zn protease, coding for MSQTALNLVAISIFLMTLSVLLGPLIHLSPAVPALATFAILGIATFDNFSLQGQGGTIILDWIASFSPEHRDRIIHHEAGHFLTAHLLDIPVTGYTLSAWEAWKQGQPGQGGVSFDDGELATQLERGTISAQIIDRYCTIWMAGIVAETLVFNQAEGGADDKTKLAGVLAGLGFSESDSLQKQRFHLLQAKNLLQENWSSYEALVKSMQQRASVSDCQGVIEKFSACNQ
- the alaS gene encoding alanine--tRNA ligase — protein: MPSNPQKLSGNAIRDLFLNFFAERGHQILPSASLVPEDPTVLLTIAGMLPFKPIFLGQRTAEFNRATTSQKCIRTNDIENVGRTKRHHTFFEMLGNFSFGDYFKPQAIAWGWELSTQVFGLPPEKLVVSVFEDDDEAYNIWRDDIGVPEARIKRMGEDDNFWVSGHTGPCGPCSEIYYDFHPELGDENIDLEDDTRFIEFYNLVFMQYNRDAEGNLTPLQNKNIDTGMGLERMAQILQQVPNNYETDLIFPIIETAAKIAGINYHKSDETTKVSLKVIGDHVRSVVQMIADEIRASNVGRGYVLRRLIRRVVRHGRLLGITSEFITQVAETAISLSESAYPNVRQREAAIKAELQREEENFLRTLDRGEKLLEEIIQEVKQQGKTSISGESAFTLYDTFGFPLELTQEIAAENQLTVDEAGFNAEMQKQVERAKAAHETIDLTVQGSLDKLAEHIQATEFIGYTQPAATAKVEAILIDGISQEEAEAGTEIQIVLNQTPFYAESGGQIGDKGYISGDGVVVRVEDVKRESDFFIHFGRIERGTIRVGDTVTAQIDGTCRRRAEANHTATHLLQAALKKLVDDSISQAGSLVSFDRLRFDFNCPRGLTAAEVEQVEAQVNTWIAEAHTANIEVLPIAEAKARGAVAMFGEKYGEEVRVIDFPSVSMELCGGTHVSNTAEIGIFKIISEAGVASGVRRIEAVSGPAILDYLNVRDKVVKDLSDRFKVKPEELPERITTLQTELRNSEKQLATLKSQLAIAKSDSLLQTVESVGDYQILVAQMEDVDPESLKTAAERLLQKIGNGAVVLGSVPEAGKVSIVAAFSAEVNKKGLQAGKFVGAIAKICGGGGGGRPNLAQAGGRDASKLPEALAKAHSDLLSALS
- a CDS encoding heavy-metal-associated domain-containing protein; translated protein: MALKLKVPDIACDNCAEKITESIHVMEPNALVDVDVENKTVTVDTSAAEESIKQVIVAAGFKIEGY